One window of Elaeis guineensis isolate ETL-2024a chromosome 11, EG11, whole genome shotgun sequence genomic DNA carries:
- the LOC105053571 gene encoding 3-hydroxyacyl-[acyl-carrier-protein] dehydratase FERN, mitochondrial, which produces PGSFRAGVTSPSVHRRLSTNAFRVFCQLAGGFVLFPAMTMTMRVALLKRILCRPPPPLAISFRCSSSSSTTPEATRLLKVGDVLRESRRFSESDVAQYSEVTGDRNPVHLDADFARRIAGFDGGRVVHGMLVASLFPSVIAPILYPGAVYVAQTLKFKLPVYIEDEVVAEVQAAHVRENKKRYIVKFATKCLVDKESLVLDGEAMAILPTLVLNK; this is translated from the exons CCCGGTTCGTTTCGTGCCGGAGTTACGTCGCCTTCGGTCCATCGTCGCCTCTCCACAAACGCCTTTCGTGTGTTCTGTCAATTGGCGGGCGGATTCGTTCTTTTCCCGGCGATGACGATGACGATGCGAGTCGCTCTTCTAAAGCGAATCCTCTGTCGCCCTCCTCCTCCGCTCGCCATCTCTTTCCGTTGTTCATCCTCGTCATCTACGACCCCAGAAGCTACTCGGCTACTCAAAGTCGGCGATGTACTGAGGGAATCGAGGCGCTTCTCCGAATCGGACGTGGCGCAGTACTCGGAGGTGACTGGCGATCGCAACCCCGTCCATCTTGATGCCGATTTCGCCCGGAGAATTGCTGGTTTCGATGGCGGCAGAGTCGTTCACGGGATGCTCGTGGCGTCGCTCTTCCCATCAGTCATTGCCCCCATTTTGTat CCTGGAGCAGTGTACGTTGCTCAGACTTTGAAGTTTAAATTGCCTGTCTACATTGAAGATGAGGTTGTTGCTGAAGTACAAGCAGCACATGTGAGAGAAAACAAGAAAAGATACAT TGTTAAGTTTGCAACAAAATGCCTTGTGGATAAGGAATCTCTTGTCCTTGATGGTGAAGCCATGGCCATATTACCAACATTGGTGCTTAACAAATGA
- the LOC105053570 gene encoding P-loop NTPase domain-containing protein LPA1 isoform X2, whose amino-acid sequence MAEFPKLLYMVVVDEGGDGKESSSFRYTRPVLQSTLQLMGCKARHAFKISQRVYEVIRTVCPADLWFPHGAKISKSDVSGSPSGRQNDFKQSNCLGEGNVTYHSAQENVETSSSMAFALYKRQTTIVVKREKFLNVICSVLSEYKYVGPNQRADLVLACRIRERKELVIVLLSGTSGCGKSTLSSLLGSRLGITTVISTDSIRHMMRSFVDEKQNPLLWASTYHAGECLDPVAVAEAKVKRKAKKPAGASYLMLKEELYDNAPTEQHDGRSPDSRLKLISKKQMAVEGFKAQSEMVIESLDQLITTWEDRKESVIIEGVHLSLNFVMGLMKKHPSVIPFMICIANEDKHMERFAIRSKYMTLDPEKNKYVKYFQNIRIIQDYLCNRADKHRVPKINNTNVDQSVATIHATVFSCLRRREAGEQLYDPATNTVPIIDEEYRNQCAANSLGSKGMFQLIQRKGSSRRLMALINKDGSVAKTWLVDGKGELLSGQDSEKCVEDPVYGLSQIGKSEPVNLQFGNFGIRGWPNDIGSTSQTASICDSGADGTDAGSRYFSSCCSSPRISEGPAKELKEESSVSVSEEADDPPDVNSGEDESEIDSKEIPEEMEGSVDEELTKSDEEFDDLAMRDMQENGYWSDDEKEPGDVHRPTAENKLTETCSEMIAGDDLGCMKTRRKKYS is encoded by the exons ATGGCAGAGTTTCCGAAGCTTCTGTATATGGTGGTGGTGGACGAGGGAGGGGATGGGAAGGAAAGTTCTTCGTTTCGGTACACTAGGCCCGTGCTCCAAAGCACATTGCAGCTAATGGGATGCAAGGCTCGCCACGCCTTTAAG ATAAGTCAAAGAGTATACGAGGTGATCAGAACTGTATGCCCGGCTGATTTATGGTTTCCACATGGTGCTAAAATATCAAAGTCAGATGTTTCAGGAAGTCCCTCTGGTAGACAGAATGACTTTAAACAATCTAATTGCTTGGGTGAGGGGAATGTGACATATCATTCAGCTCAGGAAAATGTGGAGACAAGTAGCTCGATGGCATTTGCATTGTACAAAAGGCAAACAACTATTGTTGTTAAGAGGGAGaaatttttaaatgttatttgcaGTGTACTTTCTGAGTACAAGTATGTTGGACCCAATCAAAGGGCTGACTTGGTTCTGGCATGCAG GATCCGAGAAAGAAAGGAGTTAGTTATAGTTCTTTTGTCTGGCACAAGTGGGTGTGGAAAATCTACTCTGTCATCCTTGCTG GGAAGTAGACTGGGCATCACAACTGTGATCTCTACTGATTCAATACGCCACATGATGAGGAGCTTTGTGGATGAAAAACAAAATCCTCTCCTCTGGGCCTCAACATATCATGCTGGAGAATGCTTAGATCCTGTGGCAGTTGCAGAAGCAAAGGTTAAACGGAAAGCAAAGAAACCAGCTGGGGCTTCTTACTTGATGCTTAAGGAAGAGTTATATGATAATGCCCCAACTGAACAACACGATGGCCGATCTCCAGATTCTAGGTTGAAGTTGATTAGCAAAAAACAAATGGCTGTTGAGGGCTTTAAAGCACAGAGTGAAATGGTCATTGAAAGCCTTGATCAACTCATCACTACTTGGGAAGACCGGAAAGAATCTGTTATTATTGAGGGTGTTCACTTAAGTCTCAATTTCGTG ATGGGCCTAATGAAGAAGCATCCTTCAGTAATACCATTCATGATCTGTATAGCAAATGAGGATAAACACATGGAGAGGTTTGCTATACGTTCAAAATATATGACACTGGACCCTGAAAAGAACAAATATGTCAAGTATTTTCAGAATATCAGAATAATCCAGGATTATCTGTGCAATCGGGCTGATAAACATCGAGTGCCCAAAATAAATAATACAAATGTTGACCAGAGTGTGGCGACAATTCATGCCACTGTCTTCAGCTGCCTAAGGAGGCGTGAGGCAGGAGAGCAGCTATATGATCCTGCCACAAACACAGTGCCCATAATAGATGAAGAGTATCGAAACCAGTGTGCTGCTAACTCACTGGGTTCCAAAGGAATGTTTCAATTGATCCAGAGGAAAGGGTCCTCAAGACGTCTGATGGCTCTTATCAATAAAGATGGCTCTGTTGCTAAGACTTGGCTTGTCGATGGTAAAGGAGAACTCCTCTCTGGCCAGGACAGTGAGAAGTGTGTAGAAGATCCTGTATATGGTCTCTCACAGATAGGGAAGTCAGAAccagttaatcttcaatttggtAATTTTGGGATCAGGGGTTGGCCTAATGATATTGGGAGCACCAGTCAGACTGCAAGCATTTGTGACTCGGGGGCTGATGGTACTGACGCTGGTAGCAGATATTTTTCCTCCTGTTGCAGCTCTCCAAGGATATCAGAAGGACCTGCCAAAgag CTCAAGGAGGAATCATCAGTATCTGTTAGTGAAGAAGCTGATGATCCACCTGATGTGAATAGCGGTGAGGATGAAAGTGAAATTGACAGCAAGGAGATCCCTGAAGAG ATGGAAGGCTCTGTTGATGAGGAGTTGACCAAGTCTGATGAGGAGTTTGATGACTTGGCCATGCGAGATATGCAAGAAAATGGTTACTGGTCTGATGATGAGAAAGAACCAGGTGATGTACACCGACCAACAGCTGAGAACAAACTGACTGAAACTTGTTCAGAAATGATTGCTGGAGATGATCTG GGATGCATGAAAACAAGAAGGAAAAAGTATTCCTAG
- the LOC105053570 gene encoding P-loop NTPase domain-containing protein LPA1 isoform X1 has product MAEFPKLLYMVVVDEGGDGKESSSFRYTRPVLQSTLQLMGCKARHAFKISQRVYEVIRTVCPADLWFPHGAKISKSDVSGSPSGRQNDFKQSNCLGEGNVTYHSAQENVETSSSMAFALYKRQTTIVVKREKFLNVICSVLSEYKYVGPNQRADLVLACRIRERKELVIVLLSGTSGCGKSTLSSLLGSRLGITTVISTDSIRHMMRSFVDEKQNPLLWASTYHAGECLDPVAVAEAKVKRKAKKPAGASYLMLKEELYDNAPTEQHDGRSPDSRLKLISKKQMAVEGFKAQSEMVIESLDQLITTWEDRKESVIIEGVHLSLNFVMGLMKKHPSVIPFMICIANEDKHMERFAIRSKYMTLDPEKNKYVKYFQNIRIIQDYLCNRADKHRVPKINNTNVDQSVATIHATVFSCLRRREAGEQLYDPATNTVPIIDEEYRNQCAANSLGSKGMFQLIQRKGSSRRLMALINKDGSVAKTWLVDGKGELLSGQDSEKCVEDPVYGLSQIGKSEPVNLQFGNFGIRGWPNDIGSTSQTASICDSGADGTDAGSRYFSSCCSSPRISEGPAKELKEESSVSVSEEADDPPDVNSGEDESEIDSKEIPEEMEGSVDEELTKSDEEFDDLAMRDMQENGYWSDDEKEPGDVHRPTAENKLTETCSEMIAGDDLKMQGCMKTRRKKYS; this is encoded by the exons ATGGCAGAGTTTCCGAAGCTTCTGTATATGGTGGTGGTGGACGAGGGAGGGGATGGGAAGGAAAGTTCTTCGTTTCGGTACACTAGGCCCGTGCTCCAAAGCACATTGCAGCTAATGGGATGCAAGGCTCGCCACGCCTTTAAG ATAAGTCAAAGAGTATACGAGGTGATCAGAACTGTATGCCCGGCTGATTTATGGTTTCCACATGGTGCTAAAATATCAAAGTCAGATGTTTCAGGAAGTCCCTCTGGTAGACAGAATGACTTTAAACAATCTAATTGCTTGGGTGAGGGGAATGTGACATATCATTCAGCTCAGGAAAATGTGGAGACAAGTAGCTCGATGGCATTTGCATTGTACAAAAGGCAAACAACTATTGTTGTTAAGAGGGAGaaatttttaaatgttatttgcaGTGTACTTTCTGAGTACAAGTATGTTGGACCCAATCAAAGGGCTGACTTGGTTCTGGCATGCAG GATCCGAGAAAGAAAGGAGTTAGTTATAGTTCTTTTGTCTGGCACAAGTGGGTGTGGAAAATCTACTCTGTCATCCTTGCTG GGAAGTAGACTGGGCATCACAACTGTGATCTCTACTGATTCAATACGCCACATGATGAGGAGCTTTGTGGATGAAAAACAAAATCCTCTCCTCTGGGCCTCAACATATCATGCTGGAGAATGCTTAGATCCTGTGGCAGTTGCAGAAGCAAAGGTTAAACGGAAAGCAAAGAAACCAGCTGGGGCTTCTTACTTGATGCTTAAGGAAGAGTTATATGATAATGCCCCAACTGAACAACACGATGGCCGATCTCCAGATTCTAGGTTGAAGTTGATTAGCAAAAAACAAATGGCTGTTGAGGGCTTTAAAGCACAGAGTGAAATGGTCATTGAAAGCCTTGATCAACTCATCACTACTTGGGAAGACCGGAAAGAATCTGTTATTATTGAGGGTGTTCACTTAAGTCTCAATTTCGTG ATGGGCCTAATGAAGAAGCATCCTTCAGTAATACCATTCATGATCTGTATAGCAAATGAGGATAAACACATGGAGAGGTTTGCTATACGTTCAAAATATATGACACTGGACCCTGAAAAGAACAAATATGTCAAGTATTTTCAGAATATCAGAATAATCCAGGATTATCTGTGCAATCGGGCTGATAAACATCGAGTGCCCAAAATAAATAATACAAATGTTGACCAGAGTGTGGCGACAATTCATGCCACTGTCTTCAGCTGCCTAAGGAGGCGTGAGGCAGGAGAGCAGCTATATGATCCTGCCACAAACACAGTGCCCATAATAGATGAAGAGTATCGAAACCAGTGTGCTGCTAACTCACTGGGTTCCAAAGGAATGTTTCAATTGATCCAGAGGAAAGGGTCCTCAAGACGTCTGATGGCTCTTATCAATAAAGATGGCTCTGTTGCTAAGACTTGGCTTGTCGATGGTAAAGGAGAACTCCTCTCTGGCCAGGACAGTGAGAAGTGTGTAGAAGATCCTGTATATGGTCTCTCACAGATAGGGAAGTCAGAAccagttaatcttcaatttggtAATTTTGGGATCAGGGGTTGGCCTAATGATATTGGGAGCACCAGTCAGACTGCAAGCATTTGTGACTCGGGGGCTGATGGTACTGACGCTGGTAGCAGATATTTTTCCTCCTGTTGCAGCTCTCCAAGGATATCAGAAGGACCTGCCAAAgag CTCAAGGAGGAATCATCAGTATCTGTTAGTGAAGAAGCTGATGATCCACCTGATGTGAATAGCGGTGAGGATGAAAGTGAAATTGACAGCAAGGAGATCCCTGAAGAG ATGGAAGGCTCTGTTGATGAGGAGTTGACCAAGTCTGATGAGGAGTTTGATGACTTGGCCATGCGAGATATGCAAGAAAATGGTTACTGGTCTGATGATGAGAAAGAACCAGGTGATGTACACCGACCAACAGCTGAGAACAAACTGACTGAAACTTGTTCAGAAATGATTGCTGGAGATGATCTG AAAATGCAGGGATGCATGAAAACAAGAAGGAAAAAGTATTCCTAG